From Desmodus rotundus isolate HL8 chromosome 12, HLdesRot8A.1, whole genome shotgun sequence, one genomic window encodes:
- the LOC112310124 gene encoding sialic acid-binding Ig-like lectin 5: MVPLLLLPLLWAGSLQEQPGYELRVQELVRVHEGLSIHVPCSFTYPKSLWYPSSKIHASWYRSEDRTYHNYPVATKPYKQVKKETQGQFLPADPKTGNCSLSIRDARKSHSGTYVFWLDGGRDRQYTYQDKKLTLQVTDKPDILIVEPLESGRSTQLSCNLPGSCQGGRPASFFWAGAAVDSLNPQNLHSSVLIFTPRLWDHETNLTCKVKCHGSRLTTERTIWLNVFYAPQNLTVGMSFRNVTALKIVQDASLPILEGEALRLLCVADSNPPAQLSWFRGSRALNTVLISRTAILELPHVGAGEEGQFTCQARHPLGSQSISLSLSVVYPPRLLGPSCSWEDEGLHCSCSSRAQPAPSLHWWLGERLLEGNHSNASYTVTSSSTGSWANSSLNLRAGLQAGLRLSCEVENVHGAQSASVLLLPGKLVSVSRVVPAALGGAGVTALLSLCLCLIFFCIVKDHRRQAAGRRKVTNDEDPVLGTATWGSQQNPRTDGPSDQESPPGDTSAWREEQDTQYVNLRFHGRKPREPQDKEATTTCVYSEIKKTSQ; encoded by the exons ATGgtgcccctgctgctgctgcccttgCTGTGGGCGG GGTCTCTGCAGGAGCAGCCGGGCTATGAGCTCAGAGTGCAGGAATTGGTCAGGGTGCATGAGGGTCTGTCCATCCACGTGCCCTGCTCCTTCACCTACCCGAAGAGTTTGTGGTATCCCTCTAGCAAAATCCACGCCTCCTGGTACCGGAGTGAGGACAGAACATACCACAATTATCCTGTGGCTACAAAGCCATATAAACAAGTGAAGAAGGAGACCCAGGGCCAATTCCTGCCCGCAGACCCCAAGACTGGCAACTGTTCCCTGAGCATCAGAGATGCCAGGAAGAGTCACTCAGGAACCTACGTCTTCTGGTTGGACGGAGGAAGAGATAGACAATACACTTACCAAGATAAGAAGCTGACATTGCAGGTGACAG ACAAACCAGACATTCTCATTGTGGAGCCTCTGGAGTCCGGCCGGTCCACACAGCTGAGCTGCAACCTGCCAGGGTCCTGCCAAGGGGGAAGACCTGCCAGCTTCTTCTGGGCGGGAGCTGCTGTTGACTCTCTGAACCCCCAGAACCTCCACTCCTCTGTGCTCATCTTCACCCCAAGGCTCTGGGACCATGAGACCAACCTCACCTGTAAGGTGAAATGCCATGGATCACGGTTGACAACGGAGAGAACCATCTGGCTCAATGTCTTCT ATGCCCCACAGAACCTCACTGTAGGCATGTCCTTCAGAAATGTCACAG ccctcaAGATTGTGCAAGACGCATCCCTTCCCATCCTGGAGGGTGAGGCTCTGAGGCTGCTCTGTGTGGCTGACAGCAACCCCCCTGCACAGCTGAGCTGGTTCCGAGGCTCCCGAGCCTTGAACACTGTCCTCATCTCTAGAACTGCGATCCTGGAGCTGCCTCATGTGGGGGCTGGAGAAGAAGGACAGTTCACCTGCCAAGCTCGTCACCCTCTGGGCTCCCAAAGTATCTCTCTCAGCCTCTCCGTGGTCT ACCCCCCACGGCTGTTGGGACCCTCTTGCTCCTGGGAGGATGAGGGTCTGCACTGCAGCTGCTCCTCCCGAGCCCAACCGGCGCCCTCACTGCACTGGTGGCTGGGGGAGCGGCTGTTGGAGGGGAACCACAGCAATGCCTCCTACACCGTCACCTCCAGCTCCACCGGGTCCTGGGCCAACAGCTCTCTGAACCTCCGCGCAGGGCTCCAGGCTGGTCTCAGACTCAGCTGCGAGGTGGAGAATGTCCACGGGGCCCAGAGCGCCAGTGTCCTGCTGCTGCCAG GGAAGTTGGTATCTGTTTCCAGAGTGGTTCCTGCAGCTCTTGGAGGCGCTGGTGTCACGGCCCTACTCTCCCTATGCTTGTGTCTCATCTTCTTTTGCAT AGTGAAAGACCACAGGAGGCAAGCAGCTGGGAGACGAAAGGTCACAAATGATGAAGACCCTGTCCTGGGTACAGCCACCTGG GGTTCCCAGCAAAACCCCAGGACAGATGGGCCCTCAGACCAAGAGTCACCCCCAGGGGACACCTCTGCATGGAGAGAGGAACAGGATACCCAGTATGTCAACCTCAGGTTTCACGGGAGGAAGCCACGGGAGCCTCAGGACAAGGAGGCCACCACCACCTGCGTGTACTCAGAGATCAAGAAGACAAGCCAATGA
- the LOC112310123 gene encoding sialic acid-binding Ig-like lectin 5 isoform X3: MVPLLLLLPLLWGESLQEKEGYELQVRESVRVQEGLCIHVPCSFSYPRSLWFPSSRLYTSWYWSEASTGYTYPVATNSPNIHVKKQTQGRFLLGDPTTNNCSISIRDARKSDTGTYVFQVDPGYYVEYTYQDKKLTLQVTDLTQKPDIHILEPLESGRPTQLSCSLPGSCKAGSPLIFSWVGDALDSQNPKILRSSMLIFTPKPRDHGTTVTCLVTLAGPGVTTQETIRLNVSYAPRNLTIGMSYRNVTAFKILQNTSSLPILEDEALRLLCVADSNPPAQLSWFRGSPALNAAPISRTSILELPRVATGEEGQFTCQARHLLGSRSISLSLSVVYPPRLLGPSCSWEDEGLHCSCSSRAQPSPSLHWRLGEGLLERNHSNASYTVTSSSAGPWANSSLSLRMGFSAGLRLSCEAGNVYGFQSGTVLLLRGQSASASRVSPAALGGAGAMVLLSLCLSLISFCVE, encoded by the exons ATGGTGcccctgttgctgctgctgcctctgctgtgggGGG AGTCTCTGCAGGAGAAGGAAGGCTATGAGCTCCAAGTGCGAGAATCGGTGAGGGTGCAGGAGGGTCTCTGCATCCACGTGCCCTGCTCCTTCTCCTACCCGAGGAGTTTGTGGTTCCCCTCTAGCAGACTCTACACCTCCTGGTACTGGAGTGAGGCCAGCACAGGCTACACATATCCTGTGGCCACAAACAGCCCAAATATACACGTGAAGAAACAGACTCAGGGCCGATTCCTCCTTGGAGACCCCACGACCAACAACTGTTCCATAAGCATCAGAGATGCCAGGAAGAGTGACACAGGAACCTATGTCTTCCAAGTGGATCCTGGATATTATGTGGAATATACTTACCAAGATAAGAAGCTGACTTTGCAGGTGACAG ACCTGACACAGAAACCAGATATTCACATTCTGGAGCCTCTGGAGTCTGGCCGCCCCACACAGCTGAGCTGCAGCCTCCCAGGGTCCTGCAAAGCGGGAAGTCCTCTCATCTTCTCATGGGTGGGGGATGCTCTTGACTCTCAGAATCCCAAGATCCTTCGCTCCTCCATGCTCATCTTCACCCCGAAGCCCAGGGACCACGGCACCACAGTCACCTGTCTGGTGACACTTGCAGGACCTGGGGTGACCACACAAGAAACCATTCGGCTCAATGTCTCCT ATGCTCCACGGAACCTTACCATAGGCATGTCCTACAGAAATGTCACAG CATTCAAGATTCTGCAAAACACCTCATCCCTTCCCATCCTGGAAGACGAGGCTCTGAGGCTGCTCTGTGTGGCTGACAGCAACCCCCCTGCACAGCTGAGCTGGTTCCGGGGGTCCCCAGCTCTGAACGCAGCCCCCATCTCCAGAACCTCGATCCTGGAGCTGCCTCGTGTGGCGACTGGGGAAGAAGGACAGTTCACCTGCCAAGCTCGTCACCTTCTGGGCTCCCGAAGTATCTCTCTCAGCCTCTCAGTGGTCT ACCCCCCACGGCTGCTGGGACCCTCCTGCTCCTGGGAGGATGAGGGTCTGCACTGCAGCTGCTCCTCCCGAGCCCAGCCCTCCCCCTCGCTGCACTggcggctgggggaggggctgctggagaggAACCACAGCAATGCCTCCTACACCGTCACCTCCAGCTCCGCGGGGCCCTGGGCCAACAGCTCACTGAGCCTCCGCATGGGGTTCAGCGCCGGCCTCAGACTCAGCTGCGAGGCTGGGAATGTCTATGGGTTCCAGAGCGGCACTGTCCTGCTGCTGCGAG GGCAGTCAGCATCTGCTTCCAGAGTGAGTCCTGCGGCTCTTGGAGGTGCTGGTGCCATGGTCCTACTGTCCCTGTGCTTGTCTCTCATCTCCTTTTGTGT GGAGTGA